The genomic interval AAGTTGCTCTGCGGGTGAAGAAGGTAAAGCATAAAAAAGAAACTCACGCGGATCCGGATGGTTTTCTGTTTCAGCCCAGATGTTTTTATCATCATCTTCACAAGCACGAAGATAGATATTAGTTCCAATAATAAATGGATTTTTCATAATCCCTTTTCTTATTTATGTGAAAACCATTCGGCATACAACTCCGGTCTGCGGTCCCTTAAAAAAAGTTTGTGAGCATTGGAGTCTTTTATTTCATCCAGGTTAATATCCGCATATAAAATTTCTTCTGTCCCCATTCCTGCCCTGGCAATCACTTCTCCTGCCGGATTGCATACAAATGACTCTCCTGCGAAAGTAAGTTTTTCCTCTTTACCAACCCTGTTGCACAAAGCAGTAAAATAACCATTTTGAAAAGCTGCCACGCGCATTTCTGCTTCGTACAAACCATCCGGCCATTCTCCAATGGAACCGGCCTGTGGTATAAAAACAATCTCAGCACCATTTAAGGCCAGGGCGCGCATATATTCAGGATAATGGCGATCGTAACAAATGGCAACACCAATTTTGCCGTAGGCTGTATTATAAACTGGCGCTCCAAATTCACCTGGTGCGTAATACCCTCTTTCATGAAAATATTCATAATCTGTTATGTGCACCATTTGGGTTTTGCCAAGAATTTTTCCATCTGTATCAATTACGGGTGATGTATCAAAGGTTTTATTACCTGCTTTTTCAAAAATATTTAAAACAATAACTATTTTAAGTGTCCGGGCCAACTCCTGGAAGCGCCTTACAGTTTCACCATCTACCGGTTCTGATAAGGCCAATGTCTCGGAGGACGCTTTTAGTTGAGGATAGAAACGTTCGAAAGCTAACTCTGCAAAGGCAACAATTTCAGCGCCATTTTTGGCAGCTTCTTCCACAGCTTGAATTCCTTTTTTTCGATTTACCTCTCTGTTTTCCGTTGCTTTTTGTTGAACTAAAGCGATCTTCATATTTTTCCTATAAATTAATTTCTGGTTTCAGTTTTTCTAAAATCAATTTTTTACACTCGGTTTTATCAAAAACACAATTCGTCTAATGATTCAATAACTGTCGCGCCTGCATCTAAAAGTTTTCCTTTTGTTTGGTGTCCTTGAGCAACTAAAATTGCTTTTACATTTATCGCTTTGGCAACTTCCAAATCATGAACCGTATCTCCAATCAACAAAATATCTTCCTCATTCAAACCTGAACCTTTTATCCAATCTTGAGCAATATCTTCTTTGCCAAATGCATTATGATTGTCAAGCCCATTTATCGCAGAAAAATAATTAAAAATATGATTATCCGACAAAGCCTTAACTAAATAACTATGCTTAGAAGCTGATAAAACTGATTGTGAAATACCGGCCTTTGCTACCATTTTCAAAGAATTTTTTGCACTACTATGAAGCATACATTCATTTCTACGCGATTCATATGTATGAATAAACTGTGTTCCTACTTCTTTAAAAGTTGTTTTATTGAAGTTGAAACCAAGTTTTTCATAATAACTGATTACAGGAAAATCGAAAATGGATTTATAATGATCAAGCGTCATTTCAGGAAGGTTATGCTCTTTTAAAATTAAGTTCATAATATCTACGCATAGCCAGGCATCATCAAGCAAAGTGCCGTTCCAATCCCAAATAATGTGTTTAAACTTTGATATATTCATGGGCTTAAAATTAACTCACTAATTAAGCTCTCGCATTTAATATTGAAACAAGATTAATAAGATTCTTAATTTCGTATGTTGGAATAATTCCATCCTGAGACACATTGTTTTCGGGATTAAACCAACATGTATCAATTCCATAATTCTGTCCGCCCAAAATATCTGAACCCAGATTATCGCCA from Calditrichota bacterium carries:
- a CDS encoding carbon-nitrogen hydrolase family protein, which gives rise to MKIALVQQKATENREVNRKKGIQAVEEAAKNGAEIVAFAELAFERFYPQLKASSETLALSEPVDGETVRRFQELARTLKIVIVLNIFEKAGNKTFDTSPVIDTDGKILGKTQMVHITDYEYFHERGYYAPGEFGAPVYNTAYGKIGVAICYDRHYPEYMRALALNGAEIVFIPQAGSIGEWPDGLYEAEMRVAAFQNGYFTALCNRVGKEEKLTFAGESFVCNPAGEVIARAGMGTEEILYADINLDEIKDSNAHKLFLRDRRPELYAEWFSHK
- a CDS encoding HAD family hydrolase, whose product is MNISKFKHIIWDWNGTLLDDAWLCVDIMNLILKEHNLPEMTLDHYKSIFDFPVISYYEKLGFNFNKTTFKEVGTQFIHTYESRRNECMLHSSAKNSLKMVAKAGISQSVLSASKHSYLVKALSDNHIFNYFSAINGLDNHNAFGKEDIAQDWIKGSGLNEEDILLIGDTVHDLEVAKAINVKAILVAQGHQTKGKLLDAGATVIESLDELCF